In Bacteroidota bacterium, the following proteins share a genomic window:
- a CDS encoding KH domain-containing protein, with product MREFIEYIAKQLVDNPGAVSLSDEEKDGKVVFKLKVGEADVGKIIGRKGRTAQAMRVLLSAVAAKNGKRAMLEVVD from the coding sequence ATGCGAGAGTTCATTGAATACATCGCAAAGCAGCTTGTCGACAACCCTGGCGCAGTATCTCTCAGCGATGAGGAGAAGGATGGGAAGGTGGTCTTCAAGCTTAAAGTCGGCGAGGCCGACGTCGGAAAAATCATCGGCCGCAAAGGGCGCACGGCGCAGGCGATGCGGGTGCTGTTGAGCGCCGTCGCCGCGAAGAACGGCAAACGGGCGATGCTCGAGGTTGTGGACTAA
- the rpsP gene encoding 30S ribosomal protein S16, giving the protein MAVKLRLQRMGKKKQPMYKIVAVDSRTKRDGRFIDAVGAYNPATNPMTITLKEDRVFHWLERGAQPTDTVKNLLSRKGVWLKWGLKKKKADDATIAAEFEKWQMMQGLKLQKENERNARRNAAKKKKKAAAQEAPAQPAEAPAPAAPAQP; this is encoded by the coding sequence TTGGCAGTAAAATTAAGGCTACAACGAATGGGTAAGAAGAAGCAGCCCATGTACAAGATCGTCGCGGTGGATTCGCGCACAAAGCGCGACGGGCGGTTCATCGACGCTGTGGGGGCCTATAACCCGGCCACCAATCCTATGACGATCACGCTAAAAGAAGACCGCGTTTTTCACTGGCTTGAGCGTGGAGCCCAGCCGACCGATACGGTGAAAAACCTGCTCAGTCGTAAGGGTGTGTGGCTGAAATGGGGCTTGAAAAAGAAGAAAGCGGACGATGCGACGATCGCTGCCGAGTTTGAGAAATGGCAGATGATGCAAGGGCTGAAACTGCAGAAGGAAAATGAACGGAACGCCCGCCGCAACGCCGCGAAGAAGAAAAAGAAAGCTGCCGCTCAGGAAGCTCCGGCCCAACCCGCTGAAGCCCCGGCCCCGGCAGCCCCTGCACAGCCGTAG
- the ffh gene encoding signal recognition particle protein has translation MFDTLTQKLDSVLKRLRGEGRISEANIAEMLREVRKVLLDADVNYKVVKQFIDNVQQKSLGKEVVGSVAPGQLIVKIIRDELVALLGSTKGDITISQTPPSVIMIAGLQGSGKTTFAAKLANLLKSKGRSPLLVAADVYRPAAVDQLIALGGQIGVPVFSSRTDTAVDIAKNSIDHARKNARDTVIIDTAGRLHVDEEMMREAESIKTSVQPHEILFVVDAMTGQDAVNTAKAFHDRLNFDGVVLTKLDGDTRGGAALSIRSVVERPIKFVGTGEKLDALEQFYPDRMASRILGMGDIVTLVEKAQQSFDKEKAEQLEQKIRKAQFTLEDFYGQLQEVKKMGPLSQVLSMIPGANKLGNINEVDDKEMKYVEAIILSMTVEERQHPAIINGSRRKRIASGSGTSVQEVNKLLKQFFEMQKMMKNFSKGKNFGRMMAQRFH, from the coding sequence GTGTTCGATACCCTTACGCAAAAATTAGATTCCGTCCTTAAGCGCCTTCGCGGCGAAGGAAGGATCTCCGAGGCCAACATCGCGGAGATGCTGCGCGAAGTCCGTAAAGTGCTGCTCGACGCGGACGTCAATTACAAGGTCGTCAAACAGTTCATCGACAACGTCCAACAGAAGTCGCTCGGCAAGGAGGTCGTCGGAAGCGTTGCCCCGGGCCAGCTCATCGTCAAGATCATCCGCGACGAACTGGTGGCCTTGTTGGGCTCAACGAAGGGGGACATCACGATCTCCCAGACGCCGCCGTCGGTGATCATGATCGCGGGGCTGCAGGGCTCGGGCAAGACAACGTTCGCGGCGAAACTCGCGAACCTGTTGAAGTCGAAAGGGCGCAGTCCGCTGCTCGTCGCCGCGGACGTCTATCGTCCCGCTGCCGTTGATCAGTTGATCGCATTGGGCGGACAGATCGGGGTGCCGGTCTTCTCGAGCCGCACGGATACGGCGGTCGACATCGCGAAGAACAGCATCGACCACGCGAGGAAGAACGCACGAGACACGGTGATCATCGACACGGCCGGACGGCTGCATGTCGATGAAGAGATGATGCGCGAAGCCGAAAGCATCAAAACATCCGTCCAACCGCACGAGATCCTCTTCGTGGTGGATGCGATGACCGGACAGGATGCCGTCAACACGGCGAAAGCATTCCACGACCGGCTTAACTTCGACGGCGTGGTGCTGACGAAGCTCGACGGCGACACGCGCGGCGGGGCTGCCCTGTCGATCCGCTCTGTGGTTGAAAGGCCGATCAAGTTCGTCGGCACCGGCGAAAAACTTGACGCGCTCGAGCAGTTTTATCCCGACCGAATGGCGTCGCGGATCCTCGGCATGGGGGACATCGTGACGCTCGTCGAGAAAGCGCAGCAATCTTTCGACAAGGAAAAGGCCGAGCAGCTCGAACAGAAGATCCGCAAGGCGCAGTTCACGCTGGAAGATTTTTACGGCCAGCTTCAGGAGGTCAAAAAAATGGGGCCGCTGAGCCAGGTTCTCTCGATGATCCCCGGGGCGAACAAGCTGGGCAATATCAACGAGGTCGACGACAAGGAGATGAAGTATGTCGAAGCGATCATCCTCTCGATGACGGTGGAAGAGCGCCAGCATCCTGCCATTATCAACGGATCGCGTCGGAAGCGTATCGCGTCGGGGAGCGGGACTTCGGTGCAGGAAGTGAACAAGCTTCTCAAACAGTTTTTCGAGATGCAGAAAATGATGAAGAATTTCTCAAAAGGAAAGAATTTCGGGCGCATGATGGCGCAGCGATTCCACTGA
- the atpG gene encoding ATP synthase F1 subunit gamma, giving the protein MATLRDIRRRIAGVKSTQKITKAMKMVAAAKLRRAQESILQARPYARKMAEMLRHLSGKVDVTNYPALAQRPVENVAVVVVTADRGLCGAFNTNIIRAAVNHIDTHYKELYAAGKVKLFCVGRKGADFFGKRNYEILFKQTGIFNSLNFGNARAIVKEIVDGYTAGKFDKVVLVYNEFKNAAQQRIAMELFLPIPPETVEKGGEKKPHSLVDYIYEPSCDQIVSALVPKHLNFQMWRVLLESNAAEQGARMTAMENASTNAKEMISTLELSYNKARQASITKELLEIVSGAEALKKAG; this is encoded by the coding sequence ATGGCAACGTTGCGAGACATACGCCGGCGGATCGCCGGAGTTAAGAGCACGCAGAAAATCACCAAGGCGATGAAAATGGTCGCCGCCGCAAAGCTGCGGCGCGCCCAGGAATCAATTCTTCAAGCCCGGCCTTACGCGAGAAAGATGGCGGAGATGCTTCGTCATCTATCGGGAAAAGTGGACGTCACCAATTATCCGGCCCTGGCTCAGCGTCCTGTGGAGAATGTCGCCGTCGTGGTCGTCACGGCGGACCGCGGCCTGTGCGGCGCCTTCAACACCAATATCATCCGTGCGGCCGTCAACCATATCGACACTCACTATAAAGAGCTGTACGCGGCGGGAAAAGTGAAGCTCTTCTGCGTCGGCCGGAAAGGGGCGGACTTTTTCGGCAAACGAAATTACGAGATCCTTTTCAAACAGACAGGCATTTTCAACTCCCTGAATTTCGGAAACGCCCGGGCGATCGTGAAGGAAATTGTGGACGGCTACACGGCCGGAAAATTCGATAAGGTTGTTCTCGTGTACAACGAGTTTAAGAATGCGGCTCAGCAGCGGATTGCCATGGAGCTGTTTCTCCCGATCCCCCCCGAGACGGTTGAAAAAGGGGGCGAGAAGAAGCCTCATTCGCTCGTCGACTATATTTATGAACCGTCCTGCGACCAGATCGTCTCTGCTCTGGTGCCGAAGCACCTGAATTTCCAGATGTGGCGCGTGCTGCTCGAATCGAACGCCGCCGAGCAGGGAGCCCGCATGACGGCGATGGAGAATGCGTCGACGAACGCCAAAGAGATGATCAGCACGCTTGAACTTTCTTACAACAAGGCTCGCCAAGCATCCATCACAAAAGAACTGCTCGAAATCGTCAGCGGTGCAGAGGCGCTGAAAAAAGCAGGGTGA
- the atpA gene encoding F0F1 ATP synthase subunit alpha has product MADVRPDEITAVLRKQLSGFEKEIDIYDVGTVLQVGDGIARLYGLSKVMASELIEFPNDVFGMVLNLEEDNVGCILFGDDTKISEGDTVKRTKRVASMPVGEAMLGRVINPLGQPIDGRGTIKTDKFSPLERKALGVIQRQPVKQPLQTGLKAVDGMIPIGRGQRELIIGDRQTGKTAVALDTIINQKYTHTEKAKKEGVKPVYCIYVAIGQKGSTIAQVVGKLEEKGAMEYTAVISATASDPAPMQFIAPYSGATLGEYFRDSGRDVLVVYDDLSKHAAAYRQVSLLLRRPPGREAFPGDVFYLHSRLLERASKLSDELGGGSLTALPIIETQAGDVAAYIPTNVISITDGQIFLEPNLFNSGVRPAINVGISVSRVGGNAQIKAMKKVAGRLRLDLAQYRELEAFAKFGSDLDKSTQAQLLRGSRLVEVLKQRQYVPMPVENQVVIIYLGTSGFLDQLPLEKVLQFEHDLLEMMEARHKDLLNLIAEKKELTDDITKRIQTIAKEFMDTFSAAA; this is encoded by the coding sequence ATGGCGGATGTACGACCCGATGAAATAACTGCCGTGCTGCGGAAGCAGCTTTCCGGTTTTGAAAAAGAGATCGATATTTACGACGTCGGCACGGTGCTGCAGGTCGGCGACGGCATTGCGCGCCTCTACGGTTTGTCGAAGGTGATGGCGAGCGAGCTGATCGAATTTCCGAACGATGTGTTCGGCATGGTGCTGAACCTCGAGGAGGACAACGTCGGCTGCATTCTCTTCGGCGACGACACGAAGATCAGCGAAGGGGACACGGTGAAGCGGACAAAGCGTGTCGCCTCGATGCCGGTCGGCGAAGCGATGCTCGGACGCGTCATCAATCCGCTGGGCCAGCCGATCGACGGCCGCGGCACCATCAAGACCGACAAATTTTCCCCTCTGGAAAGAAAAGCCCTCGGCGTTATCCAGCGGCAGCCGGTGAAGCAGCCGCTGCAGACCGGGCTGAAAGCCGTCGATGGAATGATCCCGATCGGACGCGGTCAGCGCGAGCTGATCATCGGCGACCGGCAGACGGGCAAAACGGCCGTCGCACTCGATACGATCATCAACCAGAAATACACGCATACCGAAAAAGCGAAGAAGGAAGGAGTCAAGCCGGTCTATTGTATCTACGTCGCGATCGGCCAGAAAGGATCGACGATCGCGCAGGTGGTGGGCAAACTCGAAGAAAAGGGAGCGATGGAGTACACCGCCGTGATCTCCGCGACCGCCAGCGATCCGGCTCCCATGCAGTTCATCGCACCGTACTCCGGAGCGACGCTCGGCGAATACTTCCGCGACAGCGGACGGGACGTGCTGGTGGTGTACGACGATCTTTCTAAACATGCGGCCGCATACCGGCAGGTGTCGCTCCTCCTCCGCCGCCCGCCGGGGCGCGAAGCGTTTCCGGGCGACGTCTTCTACCTTCACTCCCGGCTCCTCGAGCGCGCATCGAAGCTGAGCGACGAGCTCGGCGGCGGAAGCCTGACGGCATTGCCGATCATCGAGACCCAGGCCGGCGACGTTGCGGCATACATCCCGACAAACGTCATCTCCATCACCGACGGGCAGATCTTTCTCGAGCCGAACCTGTTCAACTCGGGGGTCCGTCCGGCCATTAACGTCGGTATTTCCGTTTCGCGTGTCGGCGGGAATGCCCAGATCAAAGCGATGAAAAAAGTCGCCGGCCGCCTCCGTTTGGACCTCGCGCAGTACCGCGAACTCGAAGCGTTCGCGAAGTTCGGCTCCGACCTCGACAAATCGACCCAGGCGCAGCTGTTGCGCGGATCGCGCCTTGTCGAAGTGCTGAAACAGCGGCAGTACGTGCCGATGCCCGTCGAAAACCAGGTGGTCATCATCTACCTCGGCACGTCCGGCTTCTTGGACCAGCTGCCGCTCGAAAAAGTGCTGCAGTTTGAGCACGATTTGCTCGAGATGATGGAAGCACGCCATAAGGACCTCCTCAACCTTATCGCGGAAAAGAAGGAGCTGACCGACGACATTACGAAGCGCATCCAGACGATCGCCAAAGAATTCATGGACACCTTCTCTGCGGCCGCGTAG
- the atpH gene encoding ATP synthase F1 subunit delta, which yields MSNTRVAKRYASALMALTGEAKKPEAVADDLMTVQTAIKASRELRSLLVSPVISKEKKKAVVAELFNKKIGDVVQQYLASIIEKRREDVLAEVLEQYFLLRDEQLGIVAVDVRTAVKFSGDQEKKLVQQLESFTQKKVRVSFSLDKVLKGGFVARVGDTTLDGSISRQLELLRSRLKNGSASKN from the coding sequence ATGAGTAATACCAGAGTAGCAAAACGGTACGCCTCCGCGCTCATGGCATTGACCGGAGAGGCGAAGAAACCCGAAGCGGTCGCGGACGATCTGATGACGGTCCAAACGGCGATCAAAGCCTCGCGGGAGCTTCGCTCGCTTCTCGTCAGTCCCGTCATCTCGAAAGAGAAGAAAAAAGCGGTCGTCGCCGAACTTTTCAACAAGAAGATCGGCGATGTCGTCCAGCAGTATCTCGCCTCCATTATAGAGAAGCGGCGCGAGGACGTGCTTGCCGAAGTGCTCGAGCAGTATTTCCTTTTACGGGATGAACAGCTCGGCATCGTTGCGGTGGATGTCCGGACGGCGGTGAAATTCTCCGGCGACCAGGAAAAAAAGCTGGTACAGCAATTGGAATCGTTCACGCAAAAGAAGGTGCGCGTTTCCTTCAGTCTCGATAAAGTGTTGAAAGGGGGGTTTGTTGCAAGAGTCGGAGATACGACCCTCGACGGAAGCATTAGCCGTCAGCTTGAGCTGCTCAGATCCCGGCTGAAGAATGGCTCCGCATCAAAGAATTAG
- the atpF gene encoding F0F1 ATP synthase subunit B encodes MLDINPGLILWTIITFIILLFILGKFAWKPLVSALQAREQGIRDALLKAEEARKESERLLEQNKEAMKRANEETSRILKEGRELAEQMKNEIVAKAQAGAKTMMEQAKGDIQREKETALLQLKNEVADLAVNAAEKIIDEVLDEPRQKKIVDKVLQTLPKN; translated from the coding sequence ATGTTAGACATCAATCCGGGACTCATCCTCTGGACGATCATCACCTTTATCATTCTTCTGTTCATCCTCGGCAAGTTTGCATGGAAGCCGCTGGTGAGTGCGCTGCAGGCCCGCGAACAGGGCATTCGCGATGCGCTGCTCAAGGCCGAGGAAGCGCGAAAAGAATCCGAACGCCTGCTCGAGCAGAATAAAGAAGCGATGAAGCGGGCGAACGAAGAGACGTCGCGCATCTTAAAGGAGGGGCGCGAGCTGGCCGAACAGATGAAGAACGAAATCGTTGCGAAGGCTCAGGCAGGCGCCAAAACGATGATGGAACAGGCGAAAGGCGATATTCAGCGCGAAAAGGAGACGGCGCTTCTTCAGTTGAAGAACGAGGTCGCCGACCTTGCGGTGAACGCGGCTGAAAAGATCATCGACGAAGTGCTTGACGAACCAAGACAGAAAAAGATCGTCGATAAGGTCCTCCAAACGCTCCCGAAAAATTAA
- the atpE gene encoding ATP synthase F0 subunit C codes for MEANPIEVAKAVATQWGYLAAGFGAAITVVGAGLGIGKLAAAAMEASGRQPEVAGQVRTSMLIAAALIEGVTFFALAICIILATK; via the coding sequence ATGGAAGCAAATCCAATTGAGGTCGCGAAAGCCGTTGCAACACAATGGGGATACTTGGCAGCCGGGTTCGGCGCCGCCATCACCGTCGTTGGGGCGGGTCTTGGAATCGGAAAACTCGCAGCGGCGGCAATGGAAGCCAGCGGCCGCCAGCCGGAAGTGGCGGGACAAGTGCGTACATCGATGTTGATCGCCGCGGCGCTCATCGAAGGCGTCACTTTTTTTGCGCTCGCTATTTGCATCATTCTTGCAACGAAGTAA
- the atpB gene encoding F0F1 ATP synthase subunit A, which translates to MASLLLFQAQSAARAAADTAAAPGAHEESDNLFTHLLRHVQDAHEIETPFGRFDLPHLHFFGVDMSITKHVVFLWLAAVLLIIALAAAARKNRRQTVPTGFGNLVEIFVVFVRDEIAIPNMGEGGIKYLPYLLTTFFFILLMNLFGLVPYGASATGNVSVTAGLAVIAYIMIQASAIRAQGLGHYFAHFTGGVHWILWPIMVPIEILGTFTKAFALCVRLFANMTAGHIVIVSLLGLIFVFGRLSPALGYTVSVPSVLFTLGIDLLELFVAFLQAYIFTMLTSLFMGLGMETENHEAHEEHAH; encoded by the coding sequence GTGGCATCGTTGTTACTTTTTCAAGCTCAATCTGCCGCTCGCGCCGCCGCCGACACCGCTGCCGCTCCGGGCGCGCACGAAGAGAGCGATAATCTTTTTACGCACCTCCTACGCCACGTCCAGGATGCCCACGAGATCGAGACTCCCTTCGGCCGGTTCGACCTCCCCCATCTGCATTTTTTCGGCGTCGATATGTCGATCACGAAGCATGTCGTTTTTTTGTGGCTCGCCGCGGTTCTCTTGATCATTGCGCTGGCGGCCGCCGCGCGGAAAAACAGGCGGCAAACCGTGCCGACCGGATTCGGCAACCTCGTGGAAATTTTCGTCGTCTTCGTACGCGACGAGATCGCGATCCCGAACATGGGCGAAGGGGGAATCAAATACCTCCCCTATTTGCTGACGACCTTTTTCTTCATCCTTTTAATGAATTTATTCGGGCTCGTCCCGTACGGTGCATCGGCAACGGGAAACGTCAGCGTTACCGCCGGGCTTGCGGTCATCGCATATATCATGATTCAGGCCTCCGCCATCAGGGCGCAAGGGCTCGGCCACTATTTCGCACATTTCACCGGCGGCGTTCATTGGATCTTATGGCCCATCATGGTCCCGATCGAGATTCTCGGAACTTTCACCAAAGCGTTTGCATTGTGCGTGCGTTTGTTTGCGAACATGACCGCTGGGCACATCGTCATCGTCTCGCTGCTTGGATTGATCTTTGTGTTTGGAAGATTATCTCCGGCGCTGGGATACACGGTTTCGGTACCGTCCGTCCTTTTCACGCTCGGAATAGATCTTCTTGAACTTTTTGTCGCATTCCTCCAGGCGTACATTTTTACAATGCTGACGTCGCTTTTTATGGGGCTCGGTATGGAGACGGAAAACCATGAGGCACATGAAGAACATGCGCATTAA
- a CDS encoding AtpZ/AtpI family protein, translated as MEQQSGKLFGENRNGLRGFGPFLTLGIQLALSIVVFFFLGKWIDGRFNTSPWFMLGGLTIGGVGGMIKFITSATKLGQQQDVLDAERKQHTKV; from the coding sequence ATGGAACAGCAGAGTGGAAAGCTGTTCGGCGAGAACCGGAACGGACTGCGTGGTTTCGGACCGTTTCTGACGCTGGGGATACAACTCGCTCTTTCGATCGTCGTTTTTTTCTTTCTTGGGAAGTGGATCGACGGCCGCTTCAACACCTCGCCATGGTTCATGCTCGGCGGGTTGACGATCGGCGGGGTCGGAGGGATGATCAAATTCATAACTTCGGCGACGAAGTTGGGTCAACAGCAAGACGTACTAGATGCAGAACGAAAGCAGCATACGAAGGTTTGA